GTGATGGAGGTGCTGCCCAAGCGTTTTGCGCGCTACGGGCTGGAACTCCACCCGGAGAAGACCCGGGTTGTGCGGTTCGACCGGCCCGGATCGGGCGGAGGACCGCACCCGGAGACCTTCGATTTTCTCGGCTTCACCCACTACTGGGGGCGGTCGAGGCGAGGGCGCTGGGTGGTCAAGCGCAAGACGGCGCGGGATCGGCTGCGCCGGGCCATGCATGCAATCGATCGTTGGTGCTGTGTGATGCGGCATCACCCCGTGGTTGAGCAGTGGCAAGCCCTGAACCGCAGACTCCGGGGCCACTACGCCTACTTCGGCGTGCGTGGTAACTTTGCAGCGATCGACCAGGTCCGCTCCCAGGCGATGCGCTCCTGGCACCGATGGCTGTCGCGGCGCTCGCAGAAGGCGGCGATCCCGTGGTCGGAGTTCTCCCGGTTCCTGGAGTGTTACCCGCTCGCCCGGGCCAGGATCTGCGCCACGTAGCGAAGCCACTCACACGAGGAGCCACTTGCGGGAAACCCGCACGAGTGGATCTGTGGGG
The DNA window shown above is from Aquisalimonas sp. 2447 and carries:
- a CDS encoding reverse transcriptase domain-containing protein; translation: MLANIFLHEVLDTWFEDSVRPRLRGEAHLVRFADDALLVFACESDARRVMEVLPKRFARYGLELHPEKTRVVRFDRPGSGGGPHPETFDFLGFTHYWGRSRRGRWVVKRKTARDRLRRAMHAIDRWCCVMRHHPVVEQWQALNRRLRGHYAYFGVRGNFAAIDQVRSQAMRSWHRWLSRRSQKAAIPWSEFSRFLECYPLARARICAT